Proteins encoded by one window of Candidatus Dojkabacteria bacterium:
- a CDS encoding phosphatase PAP2 family protein, translating into MEILGNIQEFIKKYKWFFFSFYTVVLLYLIFVTKRLPSPDIIFVIIWGYAVIFGQGKKFVLDWWPFAILFIIYEYSRGAASLIHEIFNISVHKETLYIWEKALFGENIPTYWFQDLVGNIPTVIDVFAFVMYTSFFWFAVVAAFIIWIFNKKLFTEFKLGYLFLSYAGYITYILFPAYPPWLAAEEGIIQPIKRTVWEVLPAGKSVTAVFHEVGYNPVAPFPSLHCGWAVFVAIMFDRLLQKKFGLWAKLSYLYPVAMIFTVVYTGDHYIVDAIAGIIYAFASVWIVSKICRIKPKKLLNINKSK; encoded by the coding sequence ATGGAAATTTTGGGAAATATTCAAGAATTTATAAAAAAATACAAATGGTTTTTCTTTTCGTTCTATACGGTTGTGTTGTTATATCTGATTTTTGTTACGAAACGGCTTCCTTCGCCGGACATAATTTTCGTAATAATCTGGGGATATGCCGTAATCTTTGGGCAGGGTAAAAAATTCGTTTTGGATTGGTGGCCATTTGCAATTCTATTTATTATTTATGAATATTCTAGAGGTGCAGCATCACTTATACATGAGATATTTAACATAAGCGTCCATAAAGAGACTCTATATATTTGGGAAAAAGCGCTTTTCGGAGAGAATATTCCTACCTACTGGTTTCAAGATCTTGTTGGTAATATTCCGACGGTTATTGATGTGTTTGCATTCGTTATGTATACGTCTTTTTTTTGGTTTGCTGTTGTTGCAGCCTTTATCATCTGGATTTTTAACAAAAAACTTTTTACGGAGTTTAAGCTAGGTTACTTATTTCTTTCATATGCCGGATATATAACGTATATTTTGTTTCCGGCTTATCCGCCATGGCTTGCCGCAGAGGAGGGTATAATTCAACCAATTAAACGAACGGTTTGGGAGGTGCTTCCTGCAGGAAAATCGGTTACGGCCGTTTTCCACGAGGTTGGATACAACCCGGTAGCACCGTTTCCTTCATTACATTGTGGATGGGCCGTATTTGTCGCCATCATGTTTGACAGGCTTTTGCAAAAGAAGTTTGGATTGTGGGCAAAGCTATCTTATTTATATCCGGTAGCAATGATTTTTACGGTGGTTTATACGGGTGATCATTATATTGTTGATGCAATTGCCGGAATAATTTATGCTTTTGCAAGTGTTTGGATTGTTTCAAAAATCTGTAGGATTAAACCTAAAAAGTTACTTAATATTAATAAATCCAAATGA